A region from the Vicia villosa cultivar HV-30 ecotype Madison, WI linkage group LG3, Vvil1.0, whole genome shotgun sequence genome encodes:
- the LOC131658585 gene encoding uncharacterized protein LOC131658585, translating to MVSSDDLTIKKPRTSHPRRPKECVRSKATKSSSSTPHEDLTKEGSRYVHNAIAKIVSRILDEQHQVPGISVPLNSIIPDPPKDFGVNQDGSTLKETEDVSEDDDNVPDHVPDNVPDKVNNTDAEGCDGDVGNVGGGTGASGTSVIECVVEVDNMSDDERITSVSPSIATRLVTRRKGKGVMHSYPKKKIVVNSLVKKKNMVGSPVKRKAVPKSTTCGPTKPWSKVMPKKRKVVFLNETDYDVPSNVPDIPRMKKPSFSKLAASVPDVPIDNISFHLPSNVNRWKYVFQKKVGPRKGTCKECVGV from the coding sequence ATGGTTAGCTCTGATGATCTGACGATCAAGAAACCTCGGACCTCTCATCCAAGGAGACCTAAGGAATGTGTTCGTTCCAAGGCAACAAAGTCTTCATCGTCCACTCCTCATGAGGATTTAACCAAGGAAGGATCAAGGTATGTTCACAATGCCATTGCTAAAATTGTCAGTCGTATCTTGGATGAACAACATCAAGTCCCTGGGATATCCGTCCCTCTGAACTCTATAATTCCTGATCCTCCAAAAGATTTCGGTGTGAATCAAGATGGTAGTACTCTGAAGGAGACTGAAGATGTTTCTGAAGATGATGACAATGTCCCTGACCATGTCCCTGACAATGTTCCTGACAAAGTCAATAATACTGATGCTGAAGGATGTGATGGTGATGTTGGTAATGTTGGTGGTGGTACAGGTGCTTCTGGTACAAGTGTTATTGAGTGTGTTGTGGAGGTTGACAACATGTCTGATGATGAGCGGATTACCTCTGTTAGTCCAAGCATAGCCACGAGACTTGTGACAAGAAGGAAAGGGAAGGGAGTCATGCATAGTTATCCTAAGAAGAAAATTGTTGTGAATAGTCTTGTCAAGAAGAAGAATATGGTTGGAAGTCCTGTCAAAAGGAAGGCTGTGCCCAAAAGCACAACCTGTGGGCCCACAAAACCTTGGAGCAAAGTTATGCCTAAGAAGAGGAAGGTTGTTTTTCTTAATGAGACTGATTATGATGTCCCAAGCAATGTCCCAGACATCCCCCGCATGAAGAAACCCTCTTTCAGCAAGCTGGCTGCAAGTGTTCCAGATGTTCCCATTGATAATATATCCTTTCACTTACCCTCAAATGTGAACAGGTGGAAGTATGTGTTCCAAAAAAAGGTTGGCCCTAGAAAGGGAACTTGCAAAGAATGTGTTGGAGTGTAA